From a single Loigolactobacillus coryniformis subsp. coryniformis KCTC 3167 = DSM 20001 genomic region:
- a CDS encoding AraC family transcriptional regulator: MKQSILDLLKEPTLIEQEQKNSDIFHDDIPTSAINTGLSATRHIPVLNNYFFRNKDIYISKHNRYAPYPTHTHTFLEMNYMLSGKADEIINGKKVHLKAGDLVLLDVGSQHSIGYLGDNDILINLLFRDQNISINLLNDLRRNKSILYEFLINRVTNKDGDPQNNYLIFHKQAENSEVRVTLDTIIEEYFSNREFSDSIIKSYLSILLTQLVRNYTIQTKQASSSQQLMIKILRDIIQNYQNITLDKIARKYNYNKNYLSNIFKQEVGKTFSEALTQERMIQAHTLITSTTLPITDIIEKVGISNKNFFYDKYKKQYHIMPSAARKQASK; this comes from the coding sequence TTGAAGCAAAGTATCCTTGATTTACTTAAAGAACCCACGTTAATTGAACAAGAGCAAAAAAATAGTGATATTTTTCACGATGACATTCCAACCTCGGCCATTAATACCGGTTTATCTGCAACACGACATATACCAGTTTTAAATAATTATTTTTTCCGCAATAAAGATATTTATATTAGCAAGCATAATCGCTACGCCCCTTACCCGACGCACACCCACACTTTTCTCGAAATGAATTATATGTTGTCTGGTAAGGCCGATGAAATAATCAATGGTAAGAAGGTCCATTTAAAAGCTGGTGATTTAGTGTTATTAGATGTTGGTAGCCAGCATTCGATCGGTTATCTTGGCGACAATGATATTTTGATCAACCTGCTATTTAGAGATCAAAATATCAGCATCAACTTGTTAAACGATCTGCGCCGCAATAAAAGTATTCTTTATGAATTTCTAATTAATCGGGTAACTAATAAGGATGGTGATCCACAAAACAATTATTTGATCTTCCATAAACAGGCCGAAAATAGTGAAGTTCGCGTGACTTTAGATACAATCATTGAGGAATATTTTTCCAATCGCGAATTTTCCGATTCAATCATTAAGAGTTACCTCTCGATTTTATTGACACAATTGGTTCGTAACTATACCATTCAAACAAAACAGGCCTCGTCCAGCCAACAGTTAATGATCAAGATCCTACGTGACATCATTCAGAACTACCAAAATATTACTTTAGATAAAATTGCTCGGAAATATAATTATAATAAGAACTATTTGAGCAATATCTTTAAACAAGAGGTTGGCAAAACCTTTTCTGAAGCATTAACACAAGAACGCATGATCCAAGCCCATACTTTGATCACTTCAACGACCCTACCGATCACTGATATTATTGAGAAAGTTGGGATTTCAAACAAAAATTTTTTCTATGATAAATATAAAAAGCAATACCATATCATGCCCAGTGCTGCACGCAAACAGGCCAGCAAATAA
- a CDS encoding zinc-binding alcohol dehydrogenase family protein, with the protein MTTIKTIEIDQGQFIDGQKESELAQGHDLLVKVAAVSLNPVDLKHVATFKAGDLRIVGYDSVGTVIGVGEQVTDFQIGDQVYYAGTTTRDGSFQEAQLIDERLVAKKPAQLAVAEAAAFPLVSLTAYELLFEKFNFIAQAGANKGKSILLVNGAGGVGSVASQLAKWAGLTVYATASPRNFDWLTQHGVDVPVDYHAGQPNSLEQFADNQFDAIAVFYSIESYLPRMVELAKPFGHIGTIVGTQKPIDIALLKNKALSFDWEFMFTKAREQYRMASQGQILSQITDLLAAGDLKSITTKTYQGLNAANLNAASELLAAGHTVGKITLIV; encoded by the coding sequence ATGACAACAATTAAAACCATTGAAATTGATCAGGGTCAGTTTATTGACGGACAAAAAGAAAGTGAGTTAGCGCAAGGCCACGATTTACTCGTAAAGGTTGCGGCAGTTTCACTTAATCCAGTTGATCTAAAGCATGTAGCGACTTTTAAAGCTGGTGATCTGCGCATCGTTGGTTATGATAGTGTGGGTACGGTGATCGGTGTCGGTGAGCAGGTGACTGATTTTCAAATTGGTGATCAAGTTTACTATGCCGGGACGACCACGCGTGATGGCAGTTTTCAGGAAGCACAATTGATCGATGAACGGTTAGTTGCCAAAAAGCCGGCACAACTGGCGGTTGCGGAAGCGGCGGCTTTTCCGCTAGTTAGTTTAACAGCGTACGAATTATTGTTTGAAAAATTTAATTTTATTGCTCAAGCTGGTGCGAATAAAGGTAAATCAATCCTACTCGTCAACGGTGCTGGTGGCGTTGGTTCGGTGGCTAGTCAATTGGCTAAATGGGCAGGGTTAACCGTATATGCGACTGCTAGTCCGCGTAATTTTGATTGGTTGACCCAGCATGGCGTGGATGTTCCAGTTGATTATCATGCGGGACAACCGAATAGTTTAGAGCAATTTGCTGATAACCAATTCGATGCCATTGCGGTATTTTATAGCATTGAAAGTTATCTACCGCGGATGGTCGAGCTGGCTAAACCTTTTGGACATATTGGTACGATCGTCGGCACACAAAAGCCGATTGATATCGCACTATTGAAAAATAAGGCGTTATCCTTTGATTGGGAGTTTATGTTTACCAAAGCACGCGAGCAATACCGCATGGCTAGTCAAGGCCAGATTCTCAGTCAAATAACTGATCTACTAGCTGCTGGTGATTTAAAATCGATCACAACTAAAACTTATCAAGGCTTAAATGCTGCTAATTTAAATGCCGCCAGTGAATTACTTGCTGCTGGCCATACGGTTGGTAAAATCACCTTGATTGTATAG
- a CDS encoding NAD(P)-dependent alcohol dehydrogenase, with amino-acid sequence MKIQAAVVDKQGAQFTMKNDIELAEMQDDDIQVHMVASGVCHSDEALRKGDATIGYPIILGHEGSGIVEKVGSHVQNFKPGDHVIMSFYACGNCENCLKGIPTQCLHYADNNLSGVRPDGTAHFTENGEKIADMFDQSSFTTTTVVRERNAVKVPKDLDLRKLGPLGCGYVTGSGTVLNTLQPRPGDTIAVFGTGAVGLAAMMAGRISGCTRVIAVDIVDERLALAKELGATNTINSKNEDPVAAIKALTNGHGVTYAVDTTGVTAVMESSIKALAQGGVSACIAVTAHHIDVDTWNDLCVDDKSVIGVNMGDSIPQIDIPRLLEFYRQGMFDFDKTEKFYKFAEINQANADSISGKTIKPILVIDPDYQPGK; translated from the coding sequence TTGAAAATTCAGGCAGCTGTTGTTGATAAACAAGGTGCACAATTCACAATGAAGAATGATATCGAACTTGCGGAAATGCAAGACGACGATATTCAAGTCCACATGGTAGCAAGTGGTGTTTGCCATTCTGATGAAGCATTGCGTAAAGGTGATGCTACAATTGGTTACCCGATCATTCTCGGCCATGAAGGTTCTGGGATCGTTGAAAAAGTCGGCTCCCATGTACAAAACTTCAAGCCTGGTGATCATGTGATCATGTCGTTTTATGCTTGCGGCAATTGTGAAAATTGTCTAAAAGGTATCCCAACTCAATGTTTACATTATGCGGATAACAACCTTTCCGGTGTCCGCCCTGATGGAACTGCACACTTTACTGAAAATGGTGAAAAAATTGCTGATATGTTCGATCAGTCTTCATTCACCACGACCACGGTTGTTCGGGAACGTAATGCAGTCAAAGTTCCTAAGGATCTAGACCTACGGAAATTAGGACCTTTAGGCTGTGGTTACGTCACTGGTAGTGGTACCGTTTTGAACACACTACAACCACGTCCTGGTGATACGATCGCGGTCTTCGGTACTGGTGCCGTCGGTTTGGCTGCCATGATGGCCGGCCGGATCTCTGGTTGTACTCGCGTTATCGCCGTTGATATCGTTGACGAACGTTTGGCCTTGGCTAAGGAATTAGGCGCAACTAACACGATCAACAGTAAAAATGAAGATCCAGTTGCAGCTATCAAAGCACTGACAAACGGTCATGGGGTCACTTATGCAGTTGATACAACTGGGGTCACTGCCGTAATGGAATCTTCTATTAAAGCATTGGCACAAGGCGGTGTCTCTGCATGTATCGCCGTTACTGCACACCACATTGATGTTGACACTTGGAATGATCTTTGTGTTGATGACAAATCTGTGATTGGTGTTAACATGGGCGATTCAATTCCACAAATTGATATCCCACGTTTACTTGAATTTTATCGTCAAGGAATGTTTGACTTCGATAAAACTGAAAAGTTCTACAAGTTTGCAGAAATCAACCAAGCTAACGCTGATTCCATCAGCGGCAAAACGATCAAGCCAATTTTGGTCATTGATCCTGACTACCAACCAGGTAAATAA
- the ltrA gene encoding group II intron reverse transcriptase/maturase, with protein sequence MRKSQKTELADYRQRNRLEAKGYAGARSTIGGEVNQLVGETKLMDAILKRNNLNDAYLRIKRNKGVAGIDGMSIKAMLPYLKEHRESLIEAVRTGHYQPKPVKRVRIPKPNGGQRKLGIPTVIDRLRQQAVAQVLNRIYEPKFIDNSYGFRPQRSAHQALLRACRYYNEGYKVVVDLDMKQYFDTVNHDKLMAILARDIHESMVLRLIRRFLTSGIMVNQLLIANEQGTPQGGNLSPLLANIYLNEFDQLLKARGHKFVRYADDCNIYVKSKRAGTRVLASCTKYLEGKLKLTVNQVKSIVGSPTKQKFLGFCISPTKQGARLRPHRQAKLRIKAKLKQITKRNRGRSLDLIMHEVRQVMTGWLNYYGIGRMKEFIHGLNQWLKHRLRQYAWKQWKKIGTKIVNLIKLGISRHDAWIWANTRKGYWAISGHGVVNYSMKNEVLARWGYQDIAQQYEHIHSNY encoded by the coding sequence GTGCGAAAATCGCAGAAAACAGAATTAGCTGACTACCGACAGAGGAATAGGCTGGAAGCCAAAGGTTATGCCGGAGCGCGTAGTACTATTGGCGGTGAAGTAAATCAGTTGGTTGGTGAAACCAAATTAATGGACGCTATCTTGAAACGTAACAACCTGAATGACGCCTATCTGCGGATTAAGCGAAATAAAGGTGTTGCGGGAATTGATGGTATGTCGATTAAGGCGATGTTACCTTACCTAAAGGAACACCGCGAGTCGCTAATTGAAGCAGTTAGAACGGGCCATTATCAGCCTAAGCCAGTCAAACGGGTACGAATCCCGAAACCGAATGGTGGGCAGCGTAAGCTGGGCATTCCTACGGTTATTGATCGGTTACGGCAACAAGCGGTGGCGCAAGTTTTGAATCGAATCTACGAACCAAAGTTTATCGATAATAGTTATGGCTTTCGCCCACAACGCAGTGCGCATCAGGCGCTATTACGTGCCTGTCGGTACTACAATGAGGGCTACAAAGTAGTCGTGGACTTGGATATGAAACAATACTTTGACACGGTGAATCACGATAAGTTAATGGCAATTCTAGCACGAGATATTCATGAATCAATGGTTCTACGGCTCATTCGCCGCTTTCTGACCAGCGGTATCATGGTCAACCAACTGCTCATTGCCAATGAACAAGGTACACCACAAGGTGGCAATTTGTCGCCGTTGTTAGCGAATATTTACCTAAATGAATTTGACCAACTGCTTAAAGCGCGGGGCCATAAATTTGTGCGTTACGCCGATGACTGTAATATTTATGTCAAAAGTAAACGTGCGGGTACGCGCGTGTTAGCCAGTTGTACCAAGTACCTAGAGGGCAAACTGAAACTAACCGTCAACCAAGTAAAGAGTATCGTTGGCAGTCCAACTAAACAGAAGTTTTTAGGTTTCTGTATTTCACCGACTAAGCAGGGAGCGCGGTTGCGCCCCCATCGCCAAGCCAAGTTACGAATCAAGGCTAAACTAAAGCAAATCACCAAACGTAATCGCGGTCGTAGTCTTGACTTGATTATGCACGAAGTTCGCCAAGTAATGACTGGCTGGCTCAACTATTATGGCATTGGTCGCATGAAGGAGTTTATCCATGGGCTGAATCAGTGGCTCAAGCACCGATTGCGCCAATATGCTTGGAAACAGTGGAAGAAGATTGGTACGAAAATTGTCAATTTGATCAAACTAGGTATTTCCAGACACGATGCCTGGATTTGGGCCAATACCCGTAAGGGCTACTGGGCCATAAGTGGTCACGGTGTCGTCAACTATTCGATGAAAAACGAAGTGCTCGCCCGTTGGGGATATCAAGATATCGCCCAACAGTACGAGCACATTCACTCAAACTATTGA